A stretch of DNA from Odontesthes bonariensis isolate fOdoBon6 chromosome 5, fOdoBon6.hap1, whole genome shotgun sequence:
TTAAACTGACATTCAATGGTTAAACTGGAAGATGTCCGCTGCGGTGCTCTAAAGCAGAGGAGCCTGCAGCTGACACACAACACAACTGACCCTCATTCGTTCCAAAAtaataacaagaaaaaaaaaatcatgttaaaCAATAACTTAACCAAAAACATAATAATACTTAGGTCTGACAGAGTTAGGTCTGACAGAGTTTGGTCCGTAACTCAAAAACTATCCAAAAGGCACCGAGTCTAAAAAGAGGGTGAGAGGGATAGATAGCCTACCTAACAATTAAATAGGCTACCTAACAAAGCCTCATAAAAGTAACTAGTAGGCCTAACTCACATACAACTTCAGCACCAGTCTACTGATTTTTGTTGATAAAGATAAGCATGTTAACATGCTCTGGTGTCAGACGCGCCCGCAGCCTGGTGGCCGTCGGTCCAGCAGCCGAAAACACttttttgtgcgtacgcaccccttgtacatgaggccccttgtCTTTGAGAGATCAGAACCAGAGCTGATGGATTCATTACTCAGTGCACAAACCTTCATCCAGCAGCGACACACTTCCTTATTCGTTTTGAGCGTAGTGGAACCATCGTTTCATTGTTTTCAGCGGAGGAGAACCACCTGACAACCCCACAGCTGAGTGAGGGAGGCTGTGCCCAACCTTTAAACCCTGACGACTGCCTCTAAATATACATTTCATCAACTGTTGTGTGTAACAACTCTGATGGTtatgttgacaaaagtagtgTATGTCAGTGAGTGTTGGATAAAGAACAGACCATTCTGAAGCTCCAAGTACACTCCCAGCAGGATGGCCTCAGGTGGAATCTCCTTGGTGTTCACCATCGATGCAGCCTGGTGATAAACCAAATGATAACGGTACCATGTGACTGTGTCTGTCAGCTGAGACATGGCAGCAAACAAGGCCTTTAAAGCCCACAAAGAGCGTACATAACACAGCAGGTAGCATTACAAACACTCATAGTGACCTGTAAAACGCTCAACATGGTTGGGACAACTACTGTGGTCTTTGCCGAGTTTTCTGAGAGAACCACTGATGGAAGATTCCATTACAGCTGGAGGGTTCCTGTTGGTGGAATCCATTAAAAGAGGAGTCTGTTGGACACTGAGGAAGGCCAGTGGAGTGTTTCACAGGTCAGCATGACTGTGGCAGGGAAATGAAGGCactttaaactgtttttaaagcAGAGTCTTTCTCATATTCAGGTTTATGACTGCCCCACCTAAAGAGCACCTCAAACAAATCCATGCTAAATATAAGGATTACATTGATTCCATATTACTGACGAACACTTGAGTTCAGCTCTTAGAAATACCACACTGCTGTTTTCTTCTAAAGGAGGGCTCATTAGCTATGCTGTGACAGATGTGAAAGTGCTGCTGCGATTCTAGAATGTTCTGGTCTCTCAGTCACTGCTCAACACAATCTTTAACCCCCACCTCCCTCCATGATGGTTACCTGATGCAGACACTTGCGGGCCTTGTCATACTCGCTCCTTAAGCAGTAGGCACTGCCGAGGTTGAAGAGCATCATGGCCCGAGCTGATGTCACACTGCTGGGATAACACAAGGGGGTCTTCTTCCCTGCTGTACACACGGCAAACAGCAAAACTTTCACTGATTTTTCTGCCTTTTGCGTTTCTACGAGGAACGCATTTAGTGTCAGATGCATGAGATCCTTGGAATATGTAAAGAGAGACTCACAGGGCTCAACAGGCTCCTCTCCTTTGTCAGGCCCTGTTAACACAAACAAAGCAAGCGTTAATGAGACATTAATGGGAAGCCTTTAGGGTGTTCAGTGAGGGGGATAACCACAGACCCTGGTCTTGTTCACTGGCCAGAACTCCCACTGACACGTCGCTGACGTTCTCTGGGTTGAGGTGAGCGATAGCATCAGAGATCCTGTCCAATGAGATGAGGGCTTCAGCAGCATACAGATGGCCGAGGAACCTGAGCAGACAGAGGAGGAAGAACAGCGTCCCATCATACCATGATGTGGACAGTGTCTGCGAATCCAATATGAAGAGGACTACATGGTTTGACATTATGCCTTTGGGATTTCTACCTGCTGACTTAAAACGCTCGACAAACCCTTCAGAGATGTGAGTGAAGGCCATCTAACAAACCCCGCACTTACTTGAGGGATCCGGACACCTTGGTTTGATGAAGCAGCTTCTCAGCATGGTTTAGAGCCATCAGGTTATCTCCCAACGCCAACGCCACATACGCACTGCAGGCCAGGATGGAGCACCTGCACGCCAATTACAGTTAGACATCACTTAGATGCTCAGTGAAGGAGGACGTCCGGGGATCAGAGAAGCTGAAGGAAGATTACCTGAGGTTTTCTACCTCCTGCTTCCTGAGAGGAGATGACGGAGCCGCCGACAAAAACTTATCAGCTTCCTGACCTTTTCCACTGCAAAACACACCAACAGCATTCAGAGTAAACATCCAAATCCTCTCAGCAAGATCACAAGCAAAAGCTTGCACACGTTGTGCGCGTGGTAACTGGACACTTCTGATGGTTTGCAGAGGTTAGAAGCTGTGATGTGAGTGCAGACCATCCACCATGGCGCTCCCAGCATGATGTCACCATCACAACTCTGTGGCCGCTGCCTGCTGCTCACAAGGCTGTCATTTTAACTTGATCagatcacaaacgccatcacgtCACTACTTACTGTACTGTTTGGATTTGTTATGTGATCCTTGCGCTCATTTTACCTTTCAGAAGGTTTTTTACTTTAGGGAAACATTGTTTAAGCGCTAATCTGAATGTTTCATTGTCGCAGCATCTCCTGCTGTAGACAGGACACGTCACGGTGTTATTTTTGCTTTACAAAACCAACAGGGTCAAGAGAAAGGTCACTGTTAGCTATTTGTCATCATGAACAGAGACTAACCGGTAACTGGAAGAagtcaaaaacaaacaagtaagACGTGTGAGCAGTCGCTGGCTGGTCTGACCTGCAGGCGTCACTGTTCTCGCTACCGCTCTCCGTGCTTCCCGACTGGCTGGAGCTCTTGGATCCGTTCTCCGTCTTGGTGTCCTGCTGCTGGTGttcaggcagcagcagcagagcgtTCCTCAGGCAGATGGCTGCAAACTCCATACTGGCAACTGGGATAGCCGCCGACTGACCCTCACTACACAAACATAACATCAAAGTTAATGTGGATCAAATGGGGAAATGTGAGTGtgagacaaagaaagaaagaaaaaaaaaaagacatttcatttGATACATAACGCACATACGGCTTAACTGGTGACTTCGCATAGACACATCATACACATATCATACACATATAAGCTCGGTTAACAGGCCTCAGCTTCATGGTTTTTGTGCAGACATTACAGATGTTCCATTTCAGTCTCAATAACAACCGCACGGAGCAACAAGTGCTTTAGCAAAATAGAAAAATTCAATCAAAGGTCTTAAATAATGAGCGTGTCACAGACACAATTTTTTGTGTAATGGCAGTGAACGCAGCATGGTCTGCTAGCTGCAGCTAATGAGCAGCTACCTGCTGCTTGACCACACATGACCCGACGAGTTCAAAGGAATGGATCAGTGTCCATTTAATGAACATTCTGGTCAATCAGGAGGGAGATCAACTCCTCAGAAACGAAGTAAGACGGAAGAGTTGGATCCAGAGTGTGGTTGTTTTTAAACAAAGTGAACGTGGAGCCATGAGCACTGAACGTGCCGTTCACCGTTGCCCTCTGCTGGACAAGAGGTGAAGACGTTCATGTGTGGTCTCAGAGGGTCAGCCTCTGAGATGTGACACTGACCTGTAGATGGTGTTCTGTGCTGACTGGGATGCGAGCACAATCTTGCGATGGTAACCCTGCCCGATGACAGACTGAACGATGCCTTTCTTACATGGTAAACCTTTGCTTTCTTGCTCCGAGCTCTGGAAACAACCACACAGGTCGGGACAGAATCCTCAGAAATTCACATCAGTACAAAGTACAAATGAATAGATTAGGATAAAATATGTTGAACATGGCCATTTCTGAATAACTACCTAAAAGGTTATTTGATGAAATTTCACTTTATATGACAAGAAAATAACATATTTATGGATCCTCACCAAGTTTCCCAGTAACTATttagattaaagggatagttcgcctcttttgacatgaagctgtatgacatcccatattagtaacatcatttatgaacattgacttaccctccgctgcgtcctgtgagccgagtttcggcgttgacaaaggtagtctggctagttggctggggtcccgaaaataaagtgttttgcttctcaaaacaatatgcgttcaaaagagtaatacatttgcatcataacATCGTTCtctaggaaaaagtcagacctcacaatcgcttggccctattttctctcccttcgtatcactgcctgctgtgtgaaCCGTGCagaacaggcgcggctgtcggcaggtggctgaacgtagtgatacgaagggagagaaaatggcaccaaacgattgtgaggtctgactttttcctggacaacgattttgtgatgtaaatgtattactcttttgaacgcatattgagaagcaagacgctttattttagggaccctagcaaactagccggactaccttcgtcaacgccaaaacgaggctggaactcggctcacaggacgcagcggggcgtaagtcaatgttcataaatgatgttgctagtatgggatgtcatacagctgcATGTCAAAAGAGTCgaaatatccctttaatgctGGCCTCTACAAACACATAGTGAAAGGGGAAACATGAACCCCGCAAAATGCTGAAGAAAGAAACATTCTAGTCTGAGCCAGGCAGGATCTACCCACCCCTTTGTTAGCAGAGATGCAGCACTCGGCGAGTCGCAGCCACAGCCGAGGGTTGGAGTGATAAACCTGCACCGCCTCCATTAGACACTCAAACGCTGCCAGCGGCCTGCCGATGTGCAGCAGCTGAATGCCACAGTTATACAGCAGCTCGTAGCGCTTGTTGGCCAGTAACGCGCACATGGGGATACCTGTGAATTTCTTAGCTGGAAAatgacaacagaaaaaaaaaaaaaatgggacttATTACAGAGGAACGTGTTACTGGGCTGAAACACTTCTTTGGACGTGAGGCTGAATCAAACAGACGTCAGCTGTGAGCCCAACGCAGCTGCTGTGAGCGTCGGGTTGGGTGCGGTGCATGCTGGGACCTACACTGGCCGTTGCTGCCATCTCCCAGTTGTGCACATGTGTGGTCATTCTCCTGCAGTGCCTTCTTGAAGTAGAAAATGCCGAGGTTGTGTTTCCCCATCGCAAAGTGAATGCAGCCCAGATTGTTCCAGAACATACACCGAACGCATTCAcctgaatgaaacaagtcaggtTAGTGAAGAATTCATCAAGCTGCACACAGAACAAACGACTGCCACAGCCGATCCCGTCTCAGATGAAGGCCGGCTGCTCTCTATAGCTGCTGTGAGGCGAGCTAAGGAGAACCAAAGCTGCCTCATCAGAGGGAGCCAGAGGCTGTCACCTGTCTTGATGGGTCCCGGATGCTCTGCGATGTTGGAGCTGTTCAGCAGCTTCACTGCTTTCCGGTAGTTTCCTCTCAGATACTCAAAATTGCTCTTGAGGAAGAGTGAGGGTGCAGactgaggagaggagaggacagAAGGGTCAGGGCAGCGGGACACGTGTGCACCGATAACACATCACAGAGCGTCGGAGCAAGGCTCAGTTAATGCCCCGCAGGCCGTGTGCGTTTCTCTGTGTCTGCCATATTTACGTCACCATAGCAACCTGCATTACCTGAGCTGAGTCTGTGCTTACCGGCAGAATCAACATGACACTGAGGCACAATCAAAGACATCACAAACTTAGGAGTTCTTGAGTTTGGTCGGTAATGTGTTCTGGGAGTGGCAGAGACTCTGAGCCCTACAGGCATCAGTATAACCGTCTGTGTGTGGCACGAGCTCAGTGGGACACTCACGTTCCCAGCCGTGTTCATCACCGACTTGATCTCTCTTTTGCAGGCCTTGGAGGACTTCATCTGAATGTAGGCTCTCACCTTATACTGGAACAGAAACGGACAGTTAGAGCGAGCACACACAGAGGGGAAAGTCCACGTGAAGCGGTGAACGGACGTGACGTCTTGCCTGGTGCATTTTGGATTTGGCTGCTTCAATCATGGCTGCAAACTCTGCCCTCTGGTTGGCTCCGTCTTTGCTTGAAGTGTGGTTctggaaccaaacacagcatggacggttaactacaggctttcaAATCCTCCCAATTCCTCTGAACGTGCTGAGACTCTCCAACAACTGCGCAGCTGTTAAACACCCTGCAGTTGTGGGCTCATGGCACAGGTCAGACGATGGAATAGAACGCTTCTCTCTGAAGGAGAACCATCAAAGCACAGTGTGGAAGGCTACCTCTCCTTTGCCGTTCTTGTTGCCTCCCTGCACGGAGAGTTTGTCCAGCACCGCCAGCAGATGGAGGGCCTTCTCCGGCTGGAAGGTGAGCAGGTAGAGATCCACCAGCAGGAAGCACACGGCCTGGGCAAACTTCTCTTCTAGGACAAACAACACAATGACTCCATGCCAAAcaccacaaaataaaagcacaaaacCGTAAACGGTTTCCTAAGTATGGTTTTTAGCAGGTGATGTTGACCCTGTAAAGAAGTAGGAGAGCAGGTCACGCTGACAGCTTCATGATGGGAGCTTTAAAGCTTTACAAATGAAGAGCCTTAGCTGCACTGCCTGCCTTCATCTTTCAGCCCTGCACCTGATGTTAAAATGAAATCGCAACATTGTGGTGGTCAGGAAAATGATCATCCAGATGTCAGGAAACATGGTCAGGATTGTAAGAGAACCTGGAGATATCAGACTACTTTACATTCTTTACATCTCCATAGATTCTGTGTCTCTTTAGAGGTCAAAATTCATTTTCAAAGCCTTGATTCCTGTGATTATCAGACTTTATGTACTTTGGTCTTAACATTTAATCCTAGCAGCTCTATTTGCTGCAAAGGCACAGATTAGTATTTTCTGATATGTGCATACGATTAAAACTGTTATTAGCTTGACATCGACTCGTTTATAAATTGCATTTCACAGATGATACAACAACTCTGAGGAGGAGATCGAATTTCATGTCAAAAGTAACAGCAGACATCGACACTTAGTCACCTAAAGAGAATACAAAACAACAGTGGGCAGCAAATCCATGCAAAGCAGCACAACATACCAAAAGGCTCCAGAAACTGGTAGAGCTTCTCTCCTATGGAGATGGCCTCAGAGTACTGTCGCATGTGATAGTAGATGATGGCCTGATTATAGTACAGCAGACTGTTCTCGACGTCATCCAAGCCGTCAGCGTCCTCTGCCGACGTGTGAAGCTGAAACAGAGAGAACTTCAGCACATCAGGACACCCGTGTTAGtgtggaactgtcagaaacaacaCGTCTGCAGTTACCCGGCTCTTCACCGCAGTCAGTGTCTGCTTCAGTATCCCCGTGGTGCTCTGACCACTTTTGTAAAATTCAACAACAGCTTTGTTCATGGCGATCTTGTAGTCCTCTTTGTTGAGCTCCTGGAGGGCGTCCAGATGTTTGAGAGACTCCTCGTACTTCCCAGCCTGTAGGAACACAGAGGTCCGTCTCACAGATCTGTAGTTCAGCTAAAACACGTCTTCACTCTTAATAAACATGTTGATGTAGAAACAACCAGGGGCTGGGGTACTGGTGAGCCTGTCGTCAGCATAATTTCACACTGCGGGGCTTTCTAATGTGCGTGTTTATGTACGAGTTGCAGCAAACTACTGTACTACTGTACTGAGCGTCACTCTTCGCTTTCTGAAACAGCTCAACGTTGTTTCTCAAGCAGGAGGAAAAGGTAAAAAGTTCATGGACTCAGACAAATTTAATTTCCGCCTCTTATCAAGTTCCTCACAGAACTAACATGTTTGGTGACAGCTACTCTGCACCAGCCAAAGGAAAAAGAAGCAGCAGCTACCTGCTCTTCATCACAACAGACTGTGGGTGTGTTCCCTGatctgtgtgtgcacatgcatgtGATGTATGCCAATCAGAAATCAGTTTAGCGGGTACCAACGTTCATCAGACACTGCAAGTGAAGTTAAGATCTAAGAGTATGTGAAGAAAAGCAGAGTATTTACAGAATAAGCTTCGTAAGCGCTGGCTGCCACTTCCTTCTCTTGGTCCGTCATCCCAGAGGCTGAGCCATCCAGCTTAGTCTCGTTTGGTTCTAAtcaggataaaaaaaattaaaaaaatagagTAGCAAAGTCAAACTTCAGAGCACTGTGGATGAATACACGTACACCCGACACTGAGGAGGGCTCCTCCTCTGCTGTACTCCGACTGAGTCCTGATTCCTCTGAAGGTGACTGCCATGAACTGAGGGTCACTAACAACGAGTCCAGCTCCTTCCTCAGTGGTGCTGAGTTAGAGCTGAACGCAGAGGAGCAGAATGCTGACTCCAAGCTGGTTGCTTTCACTAACAGCCAAActtccacctgctcctctgggCTGCTCCTCTGGGCTGCAGGTGGACCACGGAACACACTGCTGCCCGCAGTCCTGTCTCACAGCCGTTCAGCTGACTACTGGACCAAAGTGCACCAAGTTCAGAGAACAGTGGCTTCACTCGTTGTTTGTTGGCAGACAGACGTAACCCGCGGCTTCAGACACCTGACAGATCATTTCAAAGCACATCACTAGTTTTTCATTCAACTAACTGCATCGAGTCCACCTCCTGAGGCTAACTAGTATGGACACAGCTAGCTACTCAGCTAGCACCAACTGACAAAACTCACCGGGATTTTCTgccatttcactgcttctgAAGAACAATCCAATCCCCTGTGGTGGCTGTTAAATTAGGATCAAATTTAATCGTTCCGGTTGTTGAAGCAGGATTCAAAGTATTAGAAAGCACTTCATATCAAGTATTTCACACCAAACGACTAGCTGGTCTGTGAGCTCCGCTCCAACAGATTCTCTCTCTCTATTTTTTAtaggcggttggcaaacaacttaaggaagcattaccgccaccaactggtAAAGATTGTGGATCACATGACAATTCTAATACAGTACACACAAGTTATGTATACAaggtatgtgtatatatatatatgtatatatacacacacttatacacacatatatacacccACATCCACATATACACTCTTATATCTACAAATGCCTACACTTTTACTTAGCCCCTACTCATATACACTCATTTATATACCCTTATATTTACTAAATTCTATTATACAACCTACactgttttaaataataaaaaataacctAATATCctgtttcctgattctttttgcaataaatctactatatacaatttcattttcatcctactaagatttctaattaaattatttctctaagcctgataattcctacaatataaaataacatgttcaattgtctcatcttccccacactcacatttccctgactgatgttttCCTATCATATATAGGTTTTTATTCAATCCATTATGTCCAATTTTAAGTCTTGTTATAATCGTCTCTTCTCTCCTACTTCTTTCTGATCTTCTCATTTTCcctattttcctttgtattttatAAAACCAgcgtccttttctttcttcctcccataacttttgccaTCTCCTCCAACAGATTCTTCTTTCCTATGAGACTATCTACAACCGAGGGACTGCAACACAATAGCGCCCCCTGTCAGTGCGGAGCTAAAGCCCGTCTGTCGCGCATGCGCGAGATTGCTGATTCCATGGATAAGCTCCCATGTTCAGGTCACACAACTTTACACCTCATGTTCCTTTTGGACTATGGCAACATCACATATCGAGTCTTTCAATGAAGTATTTCATATTCAAGTCTTTTTTCAGCTGTTCAACTCTGTTTTCACATGAagactttaaagaaaaatatggtGTTCCGGCCCCC
This window harbors:
- the cnot10 gene encoding CCR4-NOT transcription complex subunit 10 isoform X1 codes for the protein MAENPEPNETKLDGSASGMTDQEKEVAASAYEAYSAGKYEESLKHLDALQELNKEDYKIAMNKAVVEFYKSGQSTTGILKQTLTAVKSRLHTSAEDADGLDDVENSLLYYNQAIIYYHMRQYSEAISIGEKLYQFLEPFEEKFAQAVCFLLVDLYLLTFQPEKALHLLAVLDKLSVQGGNKNGKGENHTSSKDGANQRAEFAAMIEAAKSKMHQYKVRAYIQMKSSKACKREIKSVMNTAGNSAPSLFLKSNFEYLRGNYRKAVKLLNSSNIAEHPGPIKTGECVRCMFWNNLGCIHFAMGKHNLGIFYFKKALQENDHTCAQLGDGSNGQSKKFTGIPMCALLANKRYELLYNCGIQLLHIGRPLAAFECLMEAVQVYHSNPRLWLRLAECCISANKGSSEQESKGLPCKKGIVQSVIGQGYHRKIVLASQSAQNTIYSEGQSAAIPVASMEFAAICLRNALLLLPEHQQQDTKTENGSKSSSQSGSTESGSENSDACSGKGQEADKFLSAAPSSPLRKQEVENLRCSILACSAYVALALGDNLMALNHAEKLLHQTKVSGSLKFLGHLYAAEALISLDRISDAIAHLNPENVSDVSVGVLASEQDQGPDKGEEPVEPSGKKTPLCYPSSVTSARAMMLFNLGSAYCLRSEYDKARKCLHQAASMVNTKEIPPEAILLGVYLELQNGNTQLALQIIKRNQLLPTALHRVSPDSRKKAPQSFQPVQPIQPIQLPSSFTQVQRK
- the cnot10 gene encoding CCR4-NOT transcription complex subunit 10 isoform X2, with product MAENPEPNETKLDGSASGMTDQEKEVAASAYEAYSAGKYEESLKHLDALQELNKEDYKIAMNKAVVEFYKSGQSTTGILKQTLTAVKSRLHTSAEDADGLDDVENSLLYYNQAIIYYHMRQYSEAISIGEKLYQFLEPFEKFAQAVCFLLVDLYLLTFQPEKALHLLAVLDKLSVQGGNKNGKGENHTSSKDGANQRAEFAAMIEAAKSKMHQYKVRAYIQMKSSKACKREIKSVMNTAGNSAPSLFLKSNFEYLRGNYRKAVKLLNSSNIAEHPGPIKTGECVRCMFWNNLGCIHFAMGKHNLGIFYFKKALQENDHTCAQLGDGSNGQSKKFTGIPMCALLANKRYELLYNCGIQLLHIGRPLAAFECLMEAVQVYHSNPRLWLRLAECCISANKGSSEQESKGLPCKKGIVQSVIGQGYHRKIVLASQSAQNTIYSEGQSAAIPVASMEFAAICLRNALLLLPEHQQQDTKTENGSKSSSQSGSTESGSENSDACSGKGQEADKFLSAAPSSPLRKQEVENLRCSILACSAYVALALGDNLMALNHAEKLLHQTKVSGSLKFLGHLYAAEALISLDRISDAIAHLNPENVSDVSVGVLASEQDQGPDKGEEPVEPSGKKTPLCYPSSVTSARAMMLFNLGSAYCLRSEYDKARKCLHQAASMVNTKEIPPEAILLGVYLELQNGNTQLALQIIKRNQLLPTALHRVSPDSRKKAPQSFQPVQPIQPIQLPSSFTQVQRK
- the cnot10 gene encoding CCR4-NOT transcription complex subunit 10 isoform X3; translation: MTDQEKEVAASAYEAYSAGKYEESLKHLDALQELNKEDYKIAMNKAVVEFYKSGQSTTGILKQTLTAVKSRLHTSAEDADGLDDVENSLLYYNQAIIYYHMRQYSEAISIGEKLYQFLEPFEEKFAQAVCFLLVDLYLLTFQPEKALHLLAVLDKLSVQGGNKNGKGENHTSSKDGANQRAEFAAMIEAAKSKMHQYKVRAYIQMKSSKACKREIKSVMNTAGNSAPSLFLKSNFEYLRGNYRKAVKLLNSSNIAEHPGPIKTGECVRCMFWNNLGCIHFAMGKHNLGIFYFKKALQENDHTCAQLGDGSNGQSKKFTGIPMCALLANKRYELLYNCGIQLLHIGRPLAAFECLMEAVQVYHSNPRLWLRLAECCISANKGSSEQESKGLPCKKGIVQSVIGQGYHRKIVLASQSAQNTIYSEGQSAAIPVASMEFAAICLRNALLLLPEHQQQDTKTENGSKSSSQSGSTESGSENSDACSGKGQEADKFLSAAPSSPLRKQEVENLRCSILACSAYVALALGDNLMALNHAEKLLHQTKVSGSLKFLGHLYAAEALISLDRISDAIAHLNPENVSDVSVGVLASEQDQGPDKGEEPVEPSGKKTPLCYPSSVTSARAMMLFNLGSAYCLRSEYDKARKCLHQAASMVNTKEIPPEAILLGVYLELQNGNTQLALQIIKRNQLLPTALHRVSPDSRKKAPQSFQPVQPIQPIQLPSSFTQVQRK